In Lacrimispora indolis DSM 755, a genomic segment contains:
- the glmM gene encoding phosphoglucosamine mutase yields the protein MGKYFGTDGFRGEANVELTVEDAYKVGRFLGWYYGQKNPEEVCRIVIGKDTRRSSYMFEYSLVAGLTASGADAYLLHVTTTPSVSYVVRTEGFSCGIMISASHNPYYDNGIKVINEKGEKLEESVIIEIEKYLDGEMGELPLAKRDKIGRTVDFAAGRNRYIGYLISTATRSFKNKKVALDCANGSASAIAKNVFDALGAETHVISNEPNGLNINTNCGSTHIEQLMKFVKEVGADVGFAYDGDADRCIAVDENGELVDGDAIMYICGKYMKEQGTLKNNKVVTTIMSNFGLYKAFEREGIEYEKTAVGDKYVYENMVTYGNCLGGEQSGHIIFSKHATTGDGILTSLKVMEVILEKKESLGKLVSELEIFPQVLKNVRVHDKTAAQEDEAVKAEVEKVAESLGDSGRILLRQSGTEPVVRVMVEAADIHTCEKYVNQVIEIMKEKGHLLS from the coding sequence ATGGGAAAATATTTTGGAACGGACGGATTCCGGGGAGAAGCAAATGTGGAGCTGACAGTGGAGGATGCCTATAAGGTAGGACGTTTTCTGGGCTGGTACTATGGGCAGAAGAACCCTGAGGAAGTGTGCAGGATCGTCATTGGAAAAGATACAAGGCGCAGCAGCTACATGTTTGAATATTCCCTGGTGGCGGGACTTACCGCATCAGGAGCCGATGCATACTTACTTCACGTTACCACTACCCCAAGCGTATCCTATGTGGTGCGCACCGAAGGATTTTCCTGCGGAATCATGATTTCCGCCAGCCATAATCCCTATTATGACAACGGGATCAAAGTGATCAACGAAAAGGGCGAAAAGCTGGAAGAGAGCGTTATCATTGAAATTGAAAAGTATCTGGATGGGGAAATGGGAGAGCTGCCTTTGGCAAAGCGCGATAAGATCGGCCGTACTGTGGACTTTGCGGCAGGAAGAAACCGGTATATCGGCTACCTGATTTCCACAGCAACCAGATCCTTTAAGAACAAAAAGGTGGCTTTAGACTGCGCAAACGGCAGTGCATCTGCTATTGCCAAGAACGTGTTTGACGCCCTGGGAGCTGAGACTCATGTGATCAGCAATGAACCAAACGGCTTAAACATCAATACGAACTGCGGTTCCACCCATATTGAACAGCTTATGAAGTTTGTAAAAGAGGTAGGGGCTGACGTTGGCTTCGCCTATGACGGAGATGCGGACCGGTGCATTGCAGTGGATGAAAACGGAGAATTGGTGGATGGAGATGCCATCATGTACATTTGCGGTAAGTATATGAAGGAGCAGGGCACTCTTAAGAATAACAAGGTGGTTACCACCATTATGTCCAACTTCGGCTTATACAAGGCATTTGAGCGGGAAGGCATTGAATATGAGAAAACTGCAGTAGGCGATAAATATGTGTATGAAAACATGGTGACATACGGAAACTGTTTGGGCGGGGAACAGTCCGGCCACATTATTTTCAGCAAGCATGCTACCACGGGAGACGGCATCCTGACCTCCTTAAAGGTGATGGAAGTCATTCTGGAAAAGAAGGAGAGCCTTGGGAAACTGGTTTCCGAGCTTGAGATTTTTCCTCAGGTGCTAAAAAACGTCCGCGTCCACGATAAAACTGCTGCCCAGGAGGATGAGGCGGTTAAGGCTGAAGTGGAAAAGGTTGCAGAAAGCCTGGGAGACAGCGGAAGGATCCTGCTTCGCCAGTCCGGTACCGAGCCTGTTGTGCGGGTCATGGTGGAAGCTGCTGATATCCATACCTGTGAGAAATATGTGAACCAGGTGATAGAGATAATGAAAGAGAAAGGCCATCTGCTTTCCTAG
- a CDS encoding 5-bromo-4-chloroindolyl phosphate hydrolysis family protein: MDNREFSNLGDQIRDSVQKAIDSMDFNQLNRTISDTVNSALEEARSQLVKGADFGKNPPPEGFSSQRRVRTERYRKTQWKEEPVQEGERESGPGYKAFQTSRDVRRRNGDDQGELVQLNQTGRVAGILYTVFGSIGIGLILLFLLIVWIVALVVKPVIWAVAGSTLFLLLLGGASGFMLRAGISIRDRLKRARIYAKQSGKRMYCSIEELAGSIGRSRDFVLKDVQKMIKLGIFKQAYLDEQKTCLILSDNTYRQYLECQKALKERELVEASEKANEGTPSDEMKQMMADGQNYLRILREANDAIPGEVISQKISNLEQVIRRIFESVSRHPRRIQEMERFMEYYLPTTVKLVNAYRDFDSVGSQGANISSAKAEIERTLDTINQAFERLLDDLYQDAALDVATDASVIQTMLKKDGWAESDFTGGTKNE; encoded by the coding sequence ATGGATAATAGAGAATTTTCAAATTTAGGAGACCAGATCAGGGATTCGGTGCAAAAGGCCATTGATTCCATGGATTTTAACCAGCTGAACAGAACCATATCAGATACGGTTAATTCTGCCCTGGAGGAAGCCAGGAGCCAGCTGGTAAAGGGGGCGGATTTTGGTAAGAATCCTCCGCCGGAAGGTTTTTCCAGCCAAAGAAGGGTAAGAACGGAACGATACCGGAAAACCCAATGGAAGGAAGAACCGGTTCAAGAAGGAGAACGGGAAAGCGGGCCGGGATACAAAGCGTTTCAGACCAGCCGGGATGTCCGGAGAAGAAACGGTGATGACCAGGGAGAACTGGTGCAGTTAAATCAGACAGGCCGTGTGGCAGGGATTTTGTATACGGTGTTTGGCAGCATTGGCATTGGCCTGATATTGCTGTTTCTTTTGATCGTCTGGATCGTGGCGCTGGTGGTAAAACCGGTCATCTGGGCTGTGGCAGGTTCTACCCTGTTCCTGCTCCTGTTAGGAGGCGCCTCCGGCTTCATGCTCCGTGCAGGCATATCAATCAGGGACCGGCTAAAGAGAGCCAGGATCTATGCAAAGCAGTCAGGAAAGCGGATGTACTGCAGCATTGAGGAGCTGGCGGGAAGCATCGGAAGATCACGTGATTTCGTATTAAAAGACGTTCAAAAGATGATCAAGCTGGGCATTTTTAAGCAGGCGTATTTAGATGAGCAGAAAACCTGTCTGATTTTAAGTGACAACACCTACAGACAGTATCTGGAATGTCAGAAAGCCCTTAAGGAAAGAGAGCTTGTGGAGGCCAGTGAAAAGGCAAATGAAGGGACTCCTTCCGATGAAATGAAACAGATGATGGCCGACGGCCAGAATTATTTAAGGATATTAAGGGAAGCCAATGACGCCATTCCGGGAGAGGTGATTTCTCAGAAAATTTCCAATCTGGAACAGGTGATCCGCAGGATCTTTGAATCCGTTTCCAGGCATCCAAGGCGGATTCAGGAGATGGAACGTTTTATGGAGTATTACCTTCCCACAACGGTAAAACTGGTAAATGCATACCGTGATTTTGACAGCGTGGGATCCCAGGGCGCAAATATTTCTTCCGCTAAGGCGGAGATAGAGAGAACACTTGATACCATAAACCAGGCCTTTGAGCGGCTGCTTGATGATCTTTACCAGGATGCCGCCTTGGATGTTGCCACAGATGCGTCTGTAATCCAGACCATGTTAAAAAAAGATGGCTGGGCGGAAAGCGATTTTACAGGAGGAACGAAGAATGAGTAA
- a CDS encoding toxic anion resistance protein, whose product MSKDIEEMLKEAPGLTLAPLEVSGTEENQLVQRPSALKAVEEVPGVDLTPEEERQVADFSEKIDLKDSNLILQYGAGAQKKIADFSEAALDNVKSKDLGEVGQMLSEVVVELKSFEVEEEEKGLFGFFKKSVNRVEGIKARYAKAETNVNQICKVLQNHQIQLLKDIALLDKMYDLNTTYFKELTMYILAGKRKLAKVQQEELPALLDRAAKSGLPEDAQAANDLSSMLNRFEKKLHDLELTRMISIQMAPQIRLVQNNDTLMTEKIQSTLVNTIPLWKSQMVLAIGINHSEQAAKAQREVTDMTNELLKKNAEVLKTATIQTAKESERGIVDMETLKKTNESLITTLDEVVRIQADGRTKRREAEAELSRMEGELKSKLLELSR is encoded by the coding sequence ATGAGTAAAGATATTGAAGAGATGTTAAAGGAAGCGCCGGGGCTGACGCTGGCTCCTCTTGAAGTCAGCGGAACGGAAGAAAACCAGCTGGTGCAAAGGCCCAGCGCTCTTAAAGCGGTGGAAGAAGTGCCTGGTGTGGACTTAACACCGGAAGAAGAAAGACAAGTAGCCGATTTTTCGGAAAAGATTGATCTAAAGGATTCCAATCTGATTCTTCAGTATGGTGCAGGCGCACAGAAAAAGATCGCTGATTTTTCCGAAGCAGCCCTTGATAATGTAAAGTCAAAGGATCTGGGCGAAGTAGGCCAGATGCTGTCAGAGGTGGTTGTGGAGCTTAAGAGCTTTGAGGTGGAAGAGGAAGAAAAGGGGCTTTTCGGCTTTTTCAAAAAAAGCGTAAACAGGGTAGAGGGCATAAAAGCCAGGTATGCAAAGGCGGAGACCAATGTAAACCAGATCTGCAAGGTCCTTCAGAATCATCAGATCCAGCTGTTAAAGGACATTGCCCTTCTGGATAAAATGTATGATTTAAATACCACGTATTTTAAAGAGCTTACCATGTATATCCTGGCGGGAAAAAGAAAACTTGCCAAGGTGCAGCAGGAAGAGCTTCCGGCACTTTTAGACCGGGCGGCCAAAAGCGGGCTTCCGGAGGACGCCCAGGCGGCCAATGACTTATCTTCCATGCTGAACCGTTTTGAAAAAAAGCTTCATGATCTGGAGCTGACCCGAATGATATCCATTCAGATGGCTCCCCAGATCCGTCTGGTCCAGAACAATGACACTTTGATGACGGAAAAGATACAGTCCACTCTGGTGAACACCATTCCTCTCTGGAAGAGCCAGATGGTTCTTGCCATTGGGATCAACCATTCCGAACAGGCTGCAAAGGCCCAGCGGGAAGTGACGGATATGACCAACGAGCTTTTAAAGAAGAATGCGGAGGTATTAAAGACCGCCACCATTCAGACGGCAAAGGAATCAGAGCGGGGAATCGTGGACATGGAGACCCTTAAGAAAACAAATGAATCCCTGATAACAACCCTTGATGAAGTGGTACGGATCCAGGCAGATGGCAGGACAAAACGCCGGGAAGCAGAGGCAGAGTTAAGCCGGATGGAAGGCGAGTTAAAATCCAAGCTTCTGGAGTTGAGCAGATAA
- the leuA gene encoding 2-isopropylmalate synthase: MLNYQRYKRVPVVSYPERQWPCNEIKKAPIWCSVDLRDGNQALTEPMVVEEKIEMFDLLIRLGFKEIEVGFPAASQIEYDFLRQLVERKLIPDDVVIQVLVQCREHLIKRTFEALQGVKKSIVHIYNSTSTLQRDVVFNKGRDEIKEIAVNGTEWVKQYMQGFDGEVTLEYSPESFTGTELDFALDVCTAVQETWGASPDKKIIFNLPSTVEMTTPNVYADQIEWMNAHFKNRDSIILSVHPHNDRGTGIAATELALLAGADRVEGTLLGNGERTGNVDILTVAYNMFSQGINPELHIENIREIVDVYERCTKMEVEPRHPYAGKLVFTAFSGSHQDAINKGMKAMRDRNNSYWEVPYLPIDPSDIGRQYEPIVRINSQSGKGGVAFVMDTFYGFKLPKGMHKEFADVIQAISERQGEVAPEQILDEFRNHYTEKKEPIHFRKCQITEAEDEVEFSTLAKVRYTDHGVEKIFEGVGNGPIDAVQKGLEKELGIEIRVLDYYEHALASGSGAQAASYIHLLDVKTGKATYGVGISSNITRASIRGIFSAVNRLFYS, encoded by the coding sequence ATGTTGAATTATCAAAGATATAAAAGAGTACCGGTAGTCAGTTATCCGGAGAGACAATGGCCGTGCAATGAGATTAAGAAAGCGCCGATCTGGTGCAGCGTTGATTTAAGAGATGGGAACCAGGCCCTTACAGAGCCAATGGTCGTGGAAGAGAAGATCGAGATGTTTGACCTGCTCATAAGACTGGGCTTTAAGGAGATTGAGGTTGGTTTTCCGGCAGCATCCCAGATTGAATATGATTTCTTAAGGCAGCTTGTGGAACGAAAGCTGATACCTGATGACGTGGTCATCCAGGTTCTGGTCCAGTGCAGGGAGCATTTGATCAAAAGGACTTTTGAAGCCCTTCAGGGAGTTAAGAAGTCAATTGTGCATATTTACAATTCTACTTCGACCCTGCAAAGGGATGTGGTTTTCAATAAGGGAAGAGACGAGATCAAGGAGATCGCTGTAAACGGTACGGAATGGGTGAAGCAGTATATGCAGGGCTTTGACGGAGAAGTAACCCTTGAATATTCTCCGGAAAGCTTTACGGGAACAGAGCTGGATTTTGCTCTGGATGTTTGTACAGCCGTTCAGGAAACCTGGGGTGCATCACCGGATAAAAAGATCATCTTTAATCTTCCTTCAACCGTGGAGATGACGACTCCCAACGTTTATGCAGATCAGATTGAATGGATGAATGCCCATTTCAAGAACCGGGACAGCATTATTTTAAGTGTTCACCCCCACAATGACCGGGGAACCGGCATTGCGGCCACAGAACTTGCCCTGCTGGCAGGAGCCGACCGGGTGGAAGGCACACTGTTAGGAAACGGTGAGCGGACCGGTAATGTGGACATTTTAACGGTGGCATACAATATGTTCTCTCAGGGGATCAATCCGGAGCTTCACATTGAAAATATCCGTGAGATCGTTGACGTATATGAGCGCTGCACCAAGATGGAGGTGGAGCCAAGACATCCATATGCAGGAAAGCTTGTTTTTACCGCTTTTTCCGGTTCTCATCAGGATGCCATCAACAAGGGCATGAAGGCCATGCGGGACAGGAACAATTCCTATTGGGAGGTTCCTTACCTGCCCATCGATCCGTCAGATATCGGCAGGCAGTATGAGCCTATTGTGCGGATCAACAGCCAGTCCGGCAAGGGCGGCGTAGCCTTTGTCATGGATACCTTCTACGGTTTCAAGCTTCCAAAGGGAATGCACAAGGAGTTTGCAGACGTGATTCAGGCCATTTCCGAGAGACAGGGTGAGGTAGCTCCCGAACAGATCCTTGATGAGTTCAGAAACCACTACACGGAGAAGAAAGAACCGATCCACTTCCGCAAATGCCAGATTACTGAGGCGGAGGACGAGGTGGAATTCTCAACCCTTGCCAAAGTCCGCTATACGGATCACGGCGTAGAGAAGATCTTCGAGGGAGTAGGAAACGGACCCATCGATGCGGTGCAGAAGGGCCTGGAAAAAGAACTTGGCATCGAGATCCGGGTTCTGGATTACTACGAGCATGCTCTTGCTTCCGGTTCCGGAGCACAGGCAGCTTCCTATATCCACCTGTTGGATGTGAAGACAGGAAAGGCTACTTATGGTGTGGGAATCAGTTCCAACATCACAAGAGCATCCATCCGCGGCATCTTCAGCGCGGTCAACCGGTTATTCTATTCATAA
- a CDS encoding LacI family DNA-binding transcriptional regulator, translated as MKQEKITIEEIARQAGVSPATVSRVLNHREQVKADTAKRVESAMAALGYAFESTAPPSIEEQPLIVLNIPGIENVFYQEVIKGARVSAKAHGCHLLINESPLDRGSIRTFCNLLHRVNAAGSILLNRASEEQLKQIRAITPLVQCCEYNEDASGYPYVSIDDFSAAETATGYLCNCGCNKIALINGPLSFKYAVQRQEGYLSALKKAEISVPQNWIIQLPEINYQMAYAAICRLLNSEPRPNAFFVASDIFAAAVIRAAKRFKLNVPRDIMVVGFDNIEFSTMTCPSITTVNQPRLQLGYTACEMLLEMMENPSSSPKSLILDAELVIRESTAKI; from the coding sequence ATGAAACAGGAGAAAATTACAATTGAAGAAATTGCCAGACAGGCAGGAGTTTCACCGGCCACTGTCTCCCGCGTGTTAAACCACAGGGAGCAGGTAAAGGCCGATACCGCCAAACGGGTGGAAAGCGCCATGGCCGCCCTTGGTTATGCATTTGAATCCACGGCTCCGCCGTCCATCGAAGAACAGCCGCTGATCGTTTTGAATATTCCAGGAATTGAAAATGTGTTCTACCAGGAGGTCATAAAGGGGGCGAGAGTTTCGGCAAAAGCCCATGGCTGCCACTTGCTCATCAATGAATCCCCTCTGGACCGAGGCTCCATCCGCACCTTCTGTAACCTGCTCCACCGGGTCAACGCCGCCGGTTCTATTCTTTTAAACCGGGCATCGGAAGAACAGCTGAAACAGATACGCGCCATCACCCCTTTGGTGCAGTGCTGCGAATACAACGAGGATGCCTCCGGATATCCCTATGTCAGCATTGACGACTTCTCTGCAGCAGAAACTGCCACCGGATATTTATGCAACTGCGGCTGCAATAAGATCGCCCTGATCAACGGACCCTTAAGCTTTAAATATGCAGTACAACGGCAGGAAGGATATTTAAGTGCCTTAAAAAAGGCGGAAATTTCCGTGCCGCAAAACTGGATCATACAGCTTCCTGAGATCAACTACCAGATGGCCTATGCCGCCATCTGCCGCCTGCTAAACAGTGAGCCAAGGCCCAATGCCTTTTTTGTGGCCTCCGACATTTTTGCAGCCGCCGTCATCAGGGCCGCAAAACGGTTTAAGCTCAATGTGCCCAGGGATATTATGGTGGTTGGCTTTGACAACATAGAGTTTTCCACAATGACCTGCCCTTCCATCACAACCGTCAACCAGCCCCGCTTACAGCTTGGGTATACTGCCTGTGAAATGCTGCTGGAAATGATGGAAAATCCCTCCAGCTCCCCCAAATCCCTGATCCTGGATGCAGAGCTGGTGATCAGGGAATCCACAGCAAAAATCTGA